The genome window TCTCACGCTCCCTGAGCGCTTCAATGGCCACCTGCGCCTTAAAGGCTGCTGTAAATTTTCTTCTTCTTTTTTTCATATCACTGGTAAATTTAATTGTTTTTTCAACTTAACCAGTGGTCTGAATTTTGGGGAGTATTATATAAGACACTATTTAACTTGTTGTACATCCTAAAAGTGCCTTATTAATAAGTTTTTTTAAATATTGCTTTCACACGGGTAATCTTATTGATTTACAGTCGGCTTCGTTCAACTCAGATTTATCTGCAAATAACATCGATCTGTTTTTAATATTTATTTTTTTCGTAATTTGCAGATGAAATCCTAAATAGTTGGGCGGCATTGAAATAATTGACTGATGTGCTATTAATTTTATAAACAAAAAATTGATTAGTTATGAAATCAACGATAATCTTATTAATATTTTTTATTCCATTTTTGATTAATGCTCAGAATGATTATTGGTTTCAAAAGGGTCTTGACGCAAAAAATCCAAAGGAAAAAATTGAATGTTTTACTAAAGACATTGAAAAAACTGGACCATCAAAAGAGGCCTATTCCAACCGGGGCATAGCTAAAGATGATCTAAAGGATTATCAGGGCGTCATTTCGGATTATTCAAAAGCCATCGAACTCGACCCAAAATATGCCACGGCCTATTACAACCGGGGCATAGCTAAAAAAGCGATGCAGGATTATCAGGGCGCCATTTCGGATTATTCAAAAGCCATCGAACTCGACCCAAAATATGCCACGGCCTATCAAAATTTAGGATTGATTTATTTTATTCAAAAGAACTACGATGCAGCAATTGAAATATCAGAAAGAGCTTTAAAAAATGATGCAAACGACCCTGGCTTGCTTGATAATCTTGGTTATTATTACATGGGAAAAGAAAATTACGATAAAGCTATTGAGAAATTTAATAATTGTTTGAAGATTGAAAACAATAGAGTTTTGGTAGATGCCACCCTTGGCATTTCTCTGGCTTATTATTATAAAAATGATAAACAAAACGCTAAGAAATATCTTGATCAAGCAAAACAAATTAAACCTATTTTAAATAAAGGGATGGAGGGGCTATTGAAACTTGAAAAAGAAGGATATTCTTACTCAGAAAAGAAAAAAGAAACTTTGAAAATAATGTTTGAGGAATTAAAGTAAAAAATTAATTTCAACGGCACCCAACAAGCGCACAAAACCAATGTAAATAAGGGTTTCGGGTATAGTGTACATTTTCTCGGTACTGGTTCTTCGCGCCAGTTGATAGCTAAATTTTCCCAAATGACCTCCAAAGAACAATCATACAACCACCTTAATGCTCACGGATGGGAGCTATAAAATGAAGGATGAAGAATGAAGCATACAAAATGAAGAATTTTTCATCGTATATCTTTCATTCTTCATGCTTCATCTCCCGGCCTGCACGGGGCTATAGATAGTCCACTCTTCAAAGGATTGAAATCGATGCCGGAAGCATCACTCTGTGTTCAGTCACATTTTTCACTTGCGTATATTAAAAAGACTACTTACCTTTGGCGTTAGTATTGTAATACGTTATTATGATTCAATCTTTCGGCTCCAAAGAAACTGAAAAGATATGGAGTGGCTTCAGATCCAGTAAATTACCGTCTGAAATTCAGCAAATTGCCAGGCGAAAGTTGAGAATGCTAAACAATTCAATTGATTTGAACGATTTGAGGTTGCCTCCATCCAATAATTTTGAAAACCTAAAAGGAAAGCTGAAAGATTTTTATAGCATCCGCGTCAATGATCAATGGAGGGTTATTTTTAAATGGGAAAAAGGTCATTCTTATGACGTTGAAATAATTGATTATCATTAATATATTATATAATGGAACGACTTGAAAACATTCATCCCGGTGAAATCCTGCAGGAGGAGTTCCTGATTCCTTTGAAGATTTCAGCTTACAGGTTATCGCAAGACCTGCACATACCCCAAACCAGGGTCAGTGAAATAGTAAAAGGTAACAGAAGGATTACTGCTGATACGGCTTTGCGGTTAAGTAATTATTTTGGCAACTCAGCTAAATTTTGGCTAGGACTGCAGGACGATTATGATATTGAAGAAGAGATTCTTACAAAGAAAAAGGAGTTTGAAATTATTAAGAAATTCAAAGAAAGCGTGGCCTGACGGATATACAGATGCCTGCATATGGATTTTCTTATCTACGTTTCAAAGGGTGAACTCGATGCCGTAGGCATCGCATATTGGTAGAATGGAACGGCAACAGATAAAACAACCGACCCTGCGGGGTCGAACATTCCAATACCGCGCCAATTTCTACAAACATGTGAACCCTCTGGGTTCACATGAAATAATAGACGATTTTGGGAAACAAAAATTAATGTAGGATATTTCTTAATTTTTCTTATCTTTGCACTTACATTTCATGTTAAATGGTGGCAAGCCTTACATGAAAATGCTTCATGACTGATCCCCGGCTCGTTCCGGGGATTTTTTATTCATCACTGAATAATCTTCTCTGATGATAGTATTCAAAAGTATTTGATGATTATCACTTAATCAAATAAATTCGACAAGACAGGCATCTTTATAGATGAAATCCTACTTTTGGTATGTAACAGGAGTTGAAAGGGATTTAATGGATTTTACCGAATATGAATGACATTTCGCTGCAAAATGACCGAAATGAATACGGCAATGCAGCATCAGCCAGTACTTTCATACACGACTTCCCAAATAGATTTCGTTTCATAAAGATAGTGTGGATAGATGTATTTTCCTTCATGATACCATCTCATCATCTCCCAGGAATTGCCCATGGGGATCACCGTTGTATAGGCCCAGCAAACCAGTTCAGAACAATAAAACGACCCGTTTTCCTTCCTGAAAAGAAAATTATACGGATACCCCAGTACTTTTTCCGCCTTTTCGGATGCTCTCATCATGCTGAGGTGATCACAAAATAGTGGCTTTAATATGACCAGATCGTCCGATTTTGACAGCAACCGGTAAACAGATGTTTTTATCACACCCTCGCTTGTTGCTTCAATAATATGTTCCCTGTCAGTTACAATGGATGTATGCTTCCAATAGCCTTTGATAAATAGATTCGATAAGTTGAAATTTTTACGGGTCAGGATGATCATGCCTGGTTCCAAATAGGGACGTATCCATTGATAATCAATTCCGGCACAAGTATATGGCCGGCCAAAACGCCAGGTTATTTTATCAATGACCAGGATAAAGCACATGACTACATAAGTGGCAATCATTTCAGTACGCCTGATAACATAAAAGGATCGGGTCATCAATTGCATGGGTGAAAATTATATGCTGAAGGATGGACTTCACCAAAAGGTATAAGCCTGTTGTATCCTAAGGGCAATAAAATTACACTTTTTATTCCAACCAGACATAGCCCTACACAATAATTTAATGACCCTGAATGGTGAATATCGGTAAAAACTGAAGAAAACCAGAGTGAGTGGCAAAATACCAGGTCACACGTTCCAATGGGAGAATGCTTTTTCAGAGATTTGACAGGAATTTCTTTACTACTGCATTAAATTCTTTTGTTTTCTCCATATTGACCATGTGGGCAGCTCCTTTGATGATAATTTTCTGTGAACCGGGTACATCTTTTTCAATCAGATCGGCGATAGCAAGTATGCTGGGCATGTCAAGTTCTCCGACGACAACTAACGTTGGTGCCTGTATTTCCTGTAAGCGTTCAACAGCCGGAGGATCAAGTCTCTTCATTTCAGCATCCCCGTTCCATGTGCTATAGGTTCCAAAGAGCATCTGCCTGACTTTTTCGCGAACATTTTTATTCACTTCCGATGGTGAGCGGTAGGGGCCATCTGTCCAGGACCGCTGCATATATTCAATAATACCGTTCAGGTAGCCGGCCTCGGCAGCCTGCCTCATTTTGTCTTCATATTCTTTGACCTGTGGATCATTGATATCATAACCTGTGAGTCCTGACGATACCGGGATCAATGCCAGAACCCTGTCAGGATAAGCCAGGGTAAAGTCAATGGCGATAAATCCACCCATTGACAAGCCCATCAGGATGGCTTTGGAGATACCAAGACTATCCAGTAATGCTGCCAGATCCTCATGATAAGAAAAGATTCCGCCTTCTGTTTCTGAAAGGCCATGATTGCGGACATCATAACGTACAACACGGTACTTTTTGGAAAACACATCAAACTGGTCGTCCCACATACGATTATCCAGGCCTCCGCCATGAATCATGATCAGAGGCGTGCCCTGTCCTTTTTCCTCATAGTAAATCCGGCCTTTTTCAAGATTGACGTATCCACTTTTGCAGCTCTGTGACTGACCAAAAAGTAAAAAGACCGGCAATAACAAAAGAACTAACAGACAAATGTTCTTTTTCATACCGCCGTTAACTTTAATTCCCCGAATATCCAAAGACATAACATTTTTTTTTATATTCGACCTGATAAAAATAGTAATTTTTAGTTATGCAAAATAGCACAAAATCTGTTTCCCGCAGCGAGCTTTCGCCTGTCAGTTTTTTACGGCGAAGCGCCTATGTCTTTCCCGATAAACCGGCAATTATACATGGTAGCAGGCGATATACATACCGCCAGTTTGCAGAGCGTGTCAATCGTCTGGCATCGCACTTAAGGCATGGTGGATTACAAAAACATGATCGTGTGGCATTTTTATGTCCGAATATTCCGGCGTTACTTGAGGCGCATTTTGCTGTTCCAGCTGCCGGAGGTGTTCTTGTTGCCATTAACACCCGTTTGAACTCCGATGAGATCGCCTATATTCTGGATCATTCGGGCGCACGGTTCTTATTCGTTGATGCAGAATTCATGCCGCTGGTTAGCACTTTAGATAACCCAAATATCCAGGTGATAATAGTGGCCGACACCGGCATGGCGGATGATCCCTATGAACTTTTCCTCCAACAGGCCACAGATGAACCGCCTGAAATGGGACCTGAAGATGAAAATGAGCCAATTTCCATCAACTATACCTCAGGTACAACTGGCCGGCCGAAGGGCGTGCTTTTTACACACCGTGGGACATATCTCAATGCCCTTGGTGAAGTAATTGAGACCGGAATGAACTTTAACACTGTTTACTTATGGACGCTACCTATGTTTCACTGCAATGGCTGGTGTTTCACCTGGGCTGTGACCGCAGTGGCCGGCACACACGTTTGTCTTCGTAAACTCGACCCTGAACTTATCTGGGATCTGATAAAGAATGAGGGAGTTACACACTTTAACGGGGCTCCAACCGTTCAGATCATGTTGTTGAATCATCCCAAAGCCCGG of Bacteroidota bacterium contains these proteins:
- a CDS encoding tetratricopeptide repeat protein, which translates into the protein MKSTIILLIFFIPFLINAQNDYWFQKGLDAKNPKEKIECFTKDIEKTGPSKEAYSNRGIAKDDLKDYQGVISDYSKAIELDPKYATAYYNRGIAKKAMQDYQGAISDYSKAIELDPKYATAYQNLGLIYFIQKNYDAAIEISERALKNDANDPGLLDNLGYYYMGKENYDKAIEKFNNCLKIENNRVLVDATLGISLAYYYKNDKQNAKKYLDQAKQIKPILNKGMEGLLKLEKEGYSYSEKKKETLKIMFEELK
- a CDS encoding type II toxin-antitoxin system RelE/ParE family toxin, coding for MIQSFGSKETEKIWSGFRSSKLPSEIQQIARRKLRMLNNSIDLNDLRLPPSNNFENLKGKLKDFYSIRVNDQWRVIFKWEKGHSYDVEIIDYH
- a CDS encoding HigA family addiction module antitoxin, translating into MERLENIHPGEILQEEFLIPLKISAYRLSQDLHIPQTRVSEIVKGNRRITADTALRLSNYFGNSAKFWLGLQDDYDIEEEILTKKKEFEIIKKFKESVA
- a CDS encoding YiiX/YebB-like N1pC/P60 family cysteine hydrolase — encoded protein: MTRSFYVIRRTEMIATYVVMCFILVIDKITWRFGRPYTCAGIDYQWIRPYLEPGMIILTRKNFNLSNLFIKGYWKHTSIVTDREHIIEATSEGVIKTSVYRLLSKSDDLVILKPLFCDHLSMMRASEKAEKVLGYPYNFLFRKENGSFYCSELVCWAYTTVIPMGNSWEMMRWYHEGKYIYPHYLYETKSIWEVVYESTG
- a CDS encoding alpha/beta hydrolase, which encodes MKKNICLLVLLLLPVFLLFGQSQSCKSGYVNLEKGRIYYEEKGQGTPLIMIHGGGLDNRMWDDQFDVFSKKYRVVRYDVRNHGLSETEGGIFSYHEDLAALLDSLGISKAILMGLSMGGFIAIDFTLAYPDRVLALIPVSSGLTGYDINDPQVKEYEDKMRQAAEAGYLNGIIEYMQRSWTDGPYRSPSEVNKNVREKVRQMLFGTYSTWNGDAEMKRLDPPAVERLQEIQAPTLVVVGELDMPSILAIADLIEKDVPGSQKIIIKGAAHMVNMEKTKEFNAVVKKFLSNL
- a CDS encoding acyl--CoA ligase family protein codes for the protein MQNSTKSVSRSELSPVSFLRRSAYVFPDKPAIIHGSRRYTYRQFAERVNRLASHLRHGGLQKHDRVAFLCPNIPALLEAHFAVPAAGGVLVAINTRLNSDEIAYILDHSGARFLFVDAEFMPLVSTLDNPNIQVIIVADTGMADDPYELFLQQATDEPPEMGPEDENEPISINYTSGTTGRPKGVLFTHRGTYLNALGEVIETGMNFNTVYLWTLPMFHCNGWCFTWAVTAVAGTHVCLRKLDPELIWDLIKNEGVTHFNGAPTVQIMLLNHPKARPLDHPVTVTVAGAPPSPTLLEKIKTLNFKPVHVYGLTETYGPITICEWHHDWDSFPSEEQARLRARQGQAYLTAEIVRVVDAYMNDVPRDGMTIGEVVMRGNNVMKEYFHDPEATSDAFKGGWFHSGDLAVWHPDGYIELRDRLKDIIISGGENISTIEIEQAVARHPAVLECAVVAIPDEKWGERPKAFVTLKNDAMASEAEIIAFCREQIAHYKCPASVEFCDLPKTSTGKVQKYVLREKEWAGHAKRIN